A single genomic interval of Spirosoma taeanense harbors:
- a CDS encoding quercetin 2,3-dioxygenase — translation MQQSKWINRQLLLATLTVASLWSSPIQAQTADAVTMQRGTSITGGLAAIQAVTPKGELPGEKIPYFIRQGDGERHLVGGLVVNLIARGSDTGDLYEWAVITGGKGAQLPSHTHASTHEAILVLEGEVDLWLAGTHYRLIKGDFASVPPATAHAFRLMSHHTQLASITSGNRISALYQTMGKPYKGYVQPSDAVPALDETTLKKAEQTADVHFDGQPLSGQTPQRVTNAALPKTVAPYVLAAGEGDRYTIGDQLFGILSDNATTAGKLLVVTTEGPAGQMIGKHYHLKHSETFFCIDGQMSMWANQLLLDVNPGDYVAVPAGTIHAYQLKRPYTRFMGVLTPGIFENFFRSASAYSQHVYPQVPLGGPNFSKLNELDLVLLEGPPAPPSSQVKKD, via the coding sequence ATGCAACAATCGAAATGGATCAACAGGCAACTTCTTCTGGCTACCCTGACTGTGGCAAGTCTCTGGAGTTCGCCCATACAGGCGCAAACGGCCGATGCCGTTACCATGCAGCGGGGCACCAGCATCACCGGCGGACTGGCGGCTATTCAGGCTGTAACCCCGAAAGGAGAACTGCCAGGTGAAAAAATACCCTACTTCATTCGGCAGGGCGATGGGGAACGTCATCTGGTGGGCGGTCTGGTCGTTAACCTCATTGCCCGGGGCAGCGATACCGGCGATCTGTATGAATGGGCCGTAATCACGGGTGGCAAGGGTGCCCAACTGCCATCGCATACCCATGCCAGCACCCACGAGGCTATTCTGGTGCTGGAAGGTGAAGTTGATTTGTGGCTGGCTGGTACCCATTACCGGTTGATTAAAGGTGATTTCGCCAGTGTTCCCCCGGCTACGGCCCACGCGTTTCGCCTGATGAGCCATCATACGCAACTAGCCTCTATTACGAGTGGCAATCGCATCAGTGCCTTATACCAAACGATGGGTAAGCCCTATAAGGGTTATGTGCAACCTTCGGATGCGGTGCCTGCCCTCGATGAGACTACGTTAAAAAAAGCCGAACAGACCGCCGATGTTCACTTCGATGGCCAACCGCTCAGCGGGCAAACGCCCCAACGGGTCACTAATGCAGCGTTACCTAAGACCGTGGCCCCTTATGTGTTAGCGGCTGGCGAGGGAGATCGGTACACGATTGGCGACCAGCTTTTTGGTATCCTCAGCGATAACGCGACTACGGCCGGAAAACTGCTGGTGGTTACTACGGAAGGCCCGGCCGGACAAATGATCGGCAAACACTATCACCTCAAACATTCGGAAACCTTCTTCTGCATCGATGGGCAGATGAGTATGTGGGCTAACCAGCTGCTGCTGGATGTCAATCCCGGCGATTACGTGGCGGTGCCGGCCGGAACCATCCACGCGTATCAGCTCAAACGTCCCTATACCCGCTTCATGGGCGTTCTGACCCCCGGTATTTTCGAAAACTTTTTCCGTTCAGCATCCGCCTATTCCCAGCACGTGTATCCGCAGGTTCCCTTAGGTGGGCCTAACTTCAGCAAGCTCAACGAACTGGATCTGGTGCTGCTGGAAGGGCCTCCCGCACCTCCGTCCAGCCAGGTCAAAAAGGACTAG